The Anolis carolinensis isolate JA03-04 chromosome 2, rAnoCar3.1.pri, whole genome shotgun sequence genome has a window encoding:
- the rps23 gene encoding small ribosomal subunit protein uS12: protein MGKCRGLRTARKLRSHRRDQKWHDKQYKKAHLGTALKANPFGGASHAKGIVLEKVGVEAKQPNSAIRKCVRVQLIKNGKKITAFVPNDGCLNFIEENDEVLVAGFGRKGHAVGDIPGVRFKVVKVANVSLLALYKGKKERPRS from the exons ATGG GTAAGTGTCGTGGGCTTCGTACAGCCAGGAAGCTGCGCAGTCACCGTCGTGACCAGAAATGGCATGACAAACAGTACAAGAAGGCCCATTTGGGTACTGCTCTGAAGGCCAACCCTTTTGGAGGAGCTTCCCATGCCAAAGGCATTGTCCTGGAAAAAGT TGGTGTAGAAGCTAAGCAGCCAAATTCTGCCATCAGGAAGTGTGTCCGAGTCCAGCTCATCAAGAATGGCAAGAAGATAACAGCCTTTGTTCCTAATGATGGTTGTTTGAACTTCATTGAG GAGAACGACGAGGTCTTGGTTGCTGGCTTTGGTCGAAAAGGTCATGCTGTTGGTGACATTCCTGGAGTTCGTTTCAAGGTTGTCAAAGTCGCAAATGTTTCCCTACTAGCCTTGTACAAAGGCAAAAAGGAGAGGCCcaggtcataa